The segment AAGCCGCATAGCTGCCGTGACGTTTCACTGCGGTGAATTCATGGTAGTCCAGACCAGCGCGACGTAAACGCTTGTCATCCCAGGCGAAGCCCAGAGGTTCAATCAGATGCAGGCGGAAGCCGGTGTTAGCACAAAGCCGGATAATATTGCCCGTATTGGGCGGGATCTCAGGTTCAAATAAAACGATATTCAGCATCGGCTTCGGCCCCATTAAACGAGGGCCGAAGCATAGCAAATTATTCCGGGACGATCAGGTTTTGCTGCTATAAAGCGGCAGCCAGAGGGTAAGGCGCAGGCCGCCTAACGGGCTGTCATCGGCCTTAACCCAACCACGATGCTGCTGGATAGCCGTGTCAACAATCGCCAGCCCCAGTCCCGTTCCGCCTGACTCCCTGTCGCGCGCCTCGTCAGTACGGTAGAAGGGCCTGAAAATCTGCTCGCGGTCGCCCTCGCTAACGCCCGGGCCATCATCGTCCACGTTAACGGTAATTCCCTGTTTATCAACGGAAAAACCCACACAGATTTTGGAGTGAGAGTAGCGCAGCGCGTTACGTACAATATTCTCCAGAGCGCTTTCCAGTGCGTTCGGATTGCCATACAGAGGCCAGGGACCCGGGGGATAAGGTACCTCAAGCGTTTTCCCCATCTGTTCGGCTTCAAATTTGGCATCATCCAGTACGCCAGCCCAAAGATGGTTAGCCTTCATCGCCTCGCTGACCAGCGCATTTTTATGCTGAGTACGGGATAACACCAGCAGATCGTTGATCATGCCGTCCAGTCGCTGGGCTTCCATTTCAATACGCTGTAGCTCTTTGCTCTCTCCCTGCCGACGGCGCATCAGCGCAGTACCCAGCTGTAAACGGGTAAGCGGCGTCCTAAGCTCATGCGAAATATCCGACAGCAGACGCTGCTGCCCGGTCATCATCCTTTCCAGCGCGCTGACCATCTGGTTAAAACTGGCACCGGCCGCCAGGAACTCCTGCGGGCCCGCCTCCAGCTCAGGGCGTTGACGCAGATTACCGGCGGCGACATCATCGGCCGCATGTTTCAGCTTACGTGCGGGTTTCGCCAGGCTCCAGGCCAGCCAGAGCAGTAGCGGTGTGCTGATTAACATCGTCACCATCAACAGCAGCAGGGGACGGTCAAACAGCAGGTTGATAAAGTCCAGCTGTGAGCTGCCAGCGGGACGGATCAGGTAGAGCTGGTAGCTATCCTCACCGTCGCGGACGGTGAAGGGACCAACCATCTCCACCCGACCATATTTTTTCTTCTGCGGACGGTTTGCATTATCGGACTGGCCGATAAAATTACGGATAACCTGCATTTCGTTATGCTGCGCGCCGATCACCCGCCCTTCGCTGGTAACCAGCAGCAGCCGCTGTCCGGGCGGTGCCCACTTGTCCGTCGCGCGAAACAGCCTTCTCCACCACATCAGATCGTTAGGGGGATCCTGCATCAGCTCCGCCTCGACGTGCTGCTCAATCATGGTTCCCTGCCGCTGCTCACTGTCGAGCAGCGGGGTCATCTGACGGGTATCAAGCTTGGGCACCATTAATACCAGCATCAACACCAGCGCCAGCGTCAGCCAGAAAATGGCGAAGATACGGGTAGTCAGGCTTGAGATCATGTCGCGGAAACCATCAGATAACCGCGGCCACGCAGGGTTTTGAACCAGGGGTGACCATCTTTGCGGTCCGGCAGCTTCCTGCGCAGGTTAGAGATATGCATATCAATCGCGCGGTCAAACGGGGTGAGGCGTTTACCCAAAACCTCCTGGCTCAGGTGCTCACGGGAAACCACCTGCCCCAGATGCTGTGCCAGTAAATAGAGCAGGGTGAACTCTGTTCCGGTCAGGTCGAGCGCCTCGCTGTCGAAGCGGGCCTCCTGGCGGCCTGGATTCAGGCGCAGGTGGTCAACTTCCAGCGTCGGGGAGCTGCTGTCGTGCTGCTGTTGCTGTTCGCTCCAGACGGAACGGCGCAGGATTGCACGTATACGGGCCACCAGTTCCCGATCGTTAAAGGGCTTAGGAAGATAGTCATCCGCGCCAAGTTCCAGCCCCAGAACGCGGTCAAGCTCGCTACCGCGTGCGGTTAGCATAATGACCGGCGTCTGGTGCTGCTGGCGCAGCTCTTTAAGGGTATCAATGCCGTTTTTCCGTGGCATCATCACATCAAGCAAAAGCAGATCGATAGAGTTATCCAACAGGGCCAGTGCCTGTTCGCCATCACCGGCGACCACCACCTCGAACCCTTCCATCTCAAGTAATTCTTTCAGCAGCGAAGTCAATTCGCGGTCATCGTCAACTAACAGGATCTTATTCATTTTTATTGCCCTCCGCAGGCAAAATACCGTGAACGAATGCAGTCATTCCATGACTTTACTTAGTTTTACAACCTCTGACGCATGTTTGCAGCTGGCCCCGTAGACTGAATTTTATCGAATCGAGACAGGCAAACCAATCTGGGAGTTAACGATGCGCAATGTTACCGCCGTCGTTGCGGTTCCGGCGCTGATACTCAGCTTCTCCGCCGCGTGGGCTGCAGATGTGACGACGACTGACGGGATGCATCAGGAAGACGCGGCGCCACGTAGTATGACGCAAGTTCCGCAGACTCACATGTTTGATGGCATCAATCTTACAGAGCAGCAACGCCAGCAGATGCGGGATTTAATGCAGCAGGCGCGTCACGAACGTTCTCCCATAAGTATTAACGATTTAGAGCAGCTGCACGAACTGATTATTGCAGAAAAATTTGATGAAACGGCCTATAAGGCAAAGCTGGACAGTATTGCGCAGGCGGAAGTCGCGCGGCAGGTTGATATGGCGAGAGTGCGCAACCAGATGTATCACCTGTTAACCCCAGGCCAGCAGGGCGTTTTAAACCAGAAACATCAGCAGCGTATGAACCAAATGCGCCAGCTAACGGACATGCAGCCATCTTCATCGTTGCATGCTGTAAGCAGTAAATGAAGTGAGTAACACCCTGGGTGCATGCGTTGTACCTTCCCCAGAGTGAGTTTTACCCGTAGTAAGCTTTATCGTCAGTATCAGTATCAGTACCCGTAGTAAGAGTAATCAGTAACGTAGTAACCCGCATCAAACGCAGTAACCAGTATCATAGTACCCCTGTTTTCCTTGCCATAGACACCATCCCTGTCTTCCCCCTCATGATGAGGGGGTTTTTTTTATCCATTCCTTTTAATTCAATAAAAACTCTAATGATATCGAACAGTTGAGAGCCCTTTGAGCGTAAAAATATTCTTACGTGGAGCTGCTTGAGTTCAAAGCCGGGGTTGGTGACGATACCTCATCCTAAAAAAGATTTACCGGTTGGTACGGTAAAAGAATCAGAAAACAGGCGGGCATTTAACCCCGCTTTCTCGAAGAGGCTTAAATATGTTTTATCCAATTGCGATCGAGCCAGGCGACGACCAGCACGCTTATGGCGTGACAGTGCCTGATTTACCAGGCTGTTTTTCCGCAGGCGATACCCTGGACGAAGCGATAGCAAAAGCAAAAGAGGCCATCACAGGCCATATTGAATTATTGGTCGAGCTGGGGCAGGACATTCCGGCTGTGTCTACGGTGGGGGCGCTGGCTGAAAAGTCCGGGTTTGCAGGTTACACGTGGGCACTGGTTGATGCGGTCAATGCGTAAGGCTGTAAGAAGCGCTGAATATCAAGAGCGTAGACAACTTTTTCATAATGATGATCCACCGCCCAGCGGGAAGAACATCACCCTTCATTACCAACCGGTAATACCCTGGCGATAAAACCGCCTGTCATCCCCATTTTCTCTTCCATAATGCTGAAAACCGCGTAAGTGTGATCGAGATCGCATATTGGTAATGAATTTTCACATCATGTAACAGGCTTCTAACTGCGTTAAAGCGCGACCTGACTGTCTTTTTGAGTGGTACTAATTTGAGTTATAAGCCCCAGCCTATTAATTCAATAGCGGTGCGACCCTCATCATTCAACGCTATGAAGGTTAAAGTCATTTCCCACGGTAACTTTGCGGGTTAGCGACAATATGATGAGGAAGAGATGATGAGACGAAAGAGTAATTCAGGTTTTTGTAGCCAGCGTAAGGCACTCTGCGTGGTGATTTCTTCGCTGCTGGTAAGCTCCGCCGCGATGGCAGAGACTCTGACGCGGGATAACGGTGCGCCAGTAGGTGACAATCAAAATTCACAAACCGCGGGAGCATCCGGGCCGGTATTATTACAGGACGTTCAGCTGCTGCAAAAATTACAGCGTTTCGACCGCGAGCGTATTCCTGAACGTGTCGTCCATGCCCGGGGAACCGGGGCCTTTGGTGAATTTAGCGCAACGGCAGATATTTCTGACCTGACCACGGCTGCGGTATTTACTAAAGGTGAACAGACTCCGGTGTTTGTCCGTTTTTCCAGTGTGGTTCACGGCAACCATTCGCCCGAAACGCTGCGCGACCCGCATGGCTTCGCCACTAAGTTTTATACCAAAGAGGGGAACTGGGACCTGGTTGGCAACAACTTCCCGACGTTCTTTATACGCGATGCGATTAAATTCCCCGATATGGTCCATGCGTTCAAGCCCGATCCACGCACCAACCTTGATGATGATTCACGTCGTTTTGATTTCTTCTCCCACGTTCCCGAAGCAACCCGTACGCTAACGGAGCTCTATTCCAATGAAGGAACGCCAGCCTCTTTCCGCAACATGGACGGGAACAGCGTTCATGCCTACAAATTCGTGAATGCGAAGGGTGAAATCCACTACGTTAAA is part of the Erwinia sp. HDF1-3R genome and harbors:
- the cpxR gene encoding envelope stress response regulator transcription factor CpxR: MNKILLVDDDRELTSLLKELLEMEGFEVVVAGDGEQALALLDNSIDLLLLDVMMPRKNGIDTLKELRQQHQTPVIMLTARGSELDRVLGLELGADDYLPKPFNDRELVARIRAILRRSVWSEQQQQHDSSSPTLEVDHLRLNPGRQEARFDSEALDLTGTEFTLLYLLAQHLGQVVSREHLSQEVLGKRLTPFDRAIDMHISNLRRKLPDRKDGHPWFKTLRGRGYLMVSAT
- the cpxP gene encoding cell-envelope stress modulator CpxP, whose translation is MRNVTAVVAVPALILSFSAAWAADVTTTDGMHQEDAAPRSMTQVPQTHMFDGINLTEQQRQQMRDLMQQARHERSPISINDLEQLHELIIAEKFDETAYKAKLDSIAQAEVARQVDMARVRNQMYHLLTPGQQGVLNQKHQQRMNQMRQLTDMQPSSSLHAVSSK
- the cpxA gene encoding envelope stress sensor histidine kinase CpxA, coding for MISSLTTRIFAIFWLTLALVLMLVLMVPKLDTRQMTPLLDSEQRQGTMIEQHVEAELMQDPPNDLMWWRRLFRATDKWAPPGQRLLLVTSEGRVIGAQHNEMQVIRNFIGQSDNANRPQKKKYGRVEMVGPFTVRDGEDSYQLYLIRPAGSSQLDFINLLFDRPLLLLMVTMLISTPLLLWLAWSLAKPARKLKHAADDVAAGNLRQRPELEAGPQEFLAAGASFNQMVSALERMMTGQQRLLSDISHELRTPLTRLQLGTALMRRRQGESKELQRIEMEAQRLDGMINDLLVLSRTQHKNALVSEAMKANHLWAGVLDDAKFEAEQMGKTLEVPYPPGPWPLYGNPNALESALENIVRNALRYSHSKICVGFSVDKQGITVNVDDDGPGVSEGDREQIFRPFYRTDEARDRESGGTGLGLAIVDTAIQQHRGWVKADDSPLGGLRLTLWLPLYSSKT